A genomic window from Cyanobacteria bacterium FACHB-DQ100 includes:
- a CDS encoding glutamate racemase → MINLGEEFGCLAESPNGSNPIGLFDSGVGGLTVLREMYRQLPNESLLYFGDTARVPYGTRSQAEIIQFVREILNWMVERRAKMVIMACNTSSALAIETIRQEFPSLPILGVILPGARAAVKQGRRIGVISTPATAASDAYRQAILEVEPTAEVWQIGCPEFVPLIEQGRIEDSYTYKVAQRYLKPLLDQSIDTLIYGCTHYPHLAPVVRSIVPSSVQLIDPAVSVAKAAAQELELLGLRSAQPPLPTQFYVSGTPEPFVEVAQRWLGYTPTVQQVTLSESVAVG, encoded by the coding sequence ATGATCAACCTGGGAGAAGAGTTCGGTTGCTTAGCTGAGTCACCGAATGGCTCAAATCCGATCGGGCTATTTGATAGCGGGGTCGGTGGCTTAACGGTGCTGCGCGAGATGTATCGCCAGCTGCCGAACGAATCGCTGTTGTATTTTGGTGATACTGCTCGTGTTCCGTATGGCACTCGATCGCAGGCCGAAATTATTCAGTTTGTGCGCGAAATTTTGAATTGGATGGTAGAACGTCGCGCCAAAATGGTGATTATGGCGTGTAATACCAGCTCGGCATTGGCGATCGAAACCATCCGCCAAGAGTTTCCAAGTCTACCGATTCTGGGTGTGATTCTGCCAGGTGCAAGGGCAGCCGTCAAACAAGGACGACGCATCGGAGTAATTTCGACTCCTGCCACTGCTGCCAGTGATGCCTATCGCCAAGCCATTCTTGAAGTTGAGCCGACCGCTGAAGTTTGGCAAATTGGCTGTCCTGAGTTTGTGCCATTGATTGAGCAAGGGCGAATTGAGGATTCTTATACTTATAAAGTCGCTCAACGTTATCTCAAGCCGCTATTAGATCAAAGCATTGACACGCTAATTTATGGCTGCACGCACTATCCGCACCTCGCTCCGGTTGTGAGATCGATCGTCCCCAGTTCAGTACAGCTGATTGATCCGGCCGTCTCCGTTGCGAAAGCAGCCGCGCAGGAGTTGGAATTGCTGGGCTTGCGATCTGCACAGCCTCCTTTACCGACGCAGTTTTATGTCAGCGGCACTCCAGAGCCATTTGTGGAAGTGGCGCAACGCTGGCTCGGTTACACTCCGACAGTACAGCAAGTGACACTCTCGGAATCGGTCGCCGTGGGTTAA
- a CDS encoding N-acetylmuramoyl-L-alanine amidase: MLCSFYFLLFTFPAQAARLQSWRLSPAQNQLEFSTDDGVQPKAQLLNDPTRLVIDLPGVTFGRPQVTESYNGGVRSIRVGQFDRQTTRIVVEYAPGYTVDPSRIQFQGRTANQWSVQLPTPTFSGVATPPVTQPPITQPPIAQPPISQLPPTSTGRTFVQSLQATGDGLFLRTTGATPQVRSLRSNDRRQMIIDIFGATLSPNLFPRDLPVNVSGVSRAQISQFTPDSVRLTLTLSPQSADWRASASPSGGLIVLPQAVGSTPVTQPPVTQPPVTQPPASQTAIVQSVELDANRQLIIRGNQPLSYTTGWDRATGAYRVLIRSARTDQSFRGPQLPAGSSILQARVRQDGNDLALLFVPAANVQFGDIVQTSPQQLILPVRRGLFPVTPPTTPPITPSPLPAPPTTNPRPVPPRVPNGRLVVVIDPGHGGPDPGAVGIRGIQEKEIVLDISRRVQANLERGGVQVVMTRNADTDLDLQPRVDIAQRANATAFVSIHANAISMSRPDVNGLETYYFQSGLELARTIHRNVLQGTGVQDRGVRSARFFVLRRTSMPSVLVEVGFVTGRTDAARLVESSYRQRMADSIARGVLEYLGSRSSR; this comes from the coding sequence TTGCTCTGCTCATTCTATTTTTTGCTATTCACCTTTCCGGCTCAAGCAGCAAGATTACAGTCCTGGCGCTTGAGTCCAGCCCAGAATCAATTGGAATTTTCGACCGATGATGGCGTTCAGCCCAAGGCACAACTGCTGAACGATCCAACTCGATTGGTAATCGATCTGCCAGGTGTCACATTCGGGCGACCACAGGTCACAGAATCTTATAACGGTGGCGTGCGATCGATTCGGGTGGGACAGTTCGATCGCCAAACCACTCGAATTGTCGTTGAATATGCACCTGGATACACTGTTGATCCGAGCCGCATTCAATTTCAAGGCAGAACCGCAAATCAATGGTCGGTACAGCTTCCTACGCCAACCTTTTCAGGCGTTGCAACCCCTCCTGTAACCCAACCTCCCATTACCCAGCCTCCCATTGCTCAACCCCCCATTAGCCAACTGCCGCCAACTTCGACAGGTCGCACCTTTGTTCAGAGCCTTCAAGCAACCGGAGATGGCTTATTTCTAAGAACAACGGGCGCTACTCCACAAGTTCGATCGCTGAGATCGAACGATCGTCGCCAGATGATCATCGACATCTTTGGCGCAACCCTTTCTCCGAATCTGTTTCCGCGTGACCTTCCAGTGAATGTAAGCGGTGTCTCTCGCGCTCAAATCTCACAATTCACGCCAGATAGCGTTCGCTTGACCTTAACGCTGTCCCCCCAGAGTGCCGATTGGCGAGCTAGCGCGAGTCCTTCTGGCGGGTTAATTGTCTTACCTCAAGCTGTAGGTTCAACTCCGGTCACACAGCCTCCGGTCACACAGCCTCCAGTCACGCAGCCTCCTGCCAGTCAAACCGCGATCGTTCAATCTGTCGAGCTTGATGCGAATCGCCAACTGATTATCCGTGGCAATCAGCCGCTTAGCTACACCACAGGCTGGGATCGAGCGACTGGAGCATATCGAGTGTTGATTCGATCGGCACGCACCGACCAGAGCTTTAGAGGGCCTCAACTGCCTGCAGGTAGCTCAATTCTGCAAGCGCGAGTCCGGCAAGACGGCAACGATCTCGCACTCTTGTTCGTGCCTGCTGCAAATGTGCAGTTTGGCGACATTGTGCAGACATCTCCGCAGCAGTTGATCTTACCTGTGCGTCGCGGATTGTTCCCGGTTACTCCGCCGACGACACCCCCAATCACGCCTTCTCCGCTCCCAGCCCCGCCTACGACTAATCCGCGCCCCGTTCCGCCGCGTGTTCCCAATGGTCGCCTAGTCGTGGTAATCGATCCGGGACATGGCGGGCCTGACCCCGGAGCCGTTGGCATCAGAGGAATTCAAGAAAAAGAAATCGTGCTCGATATCAGCCGCCGTGTCCAGGCAAATCTAGAGCGAGGAGGGGTTCAGGTCGTGATGACCCGCAACGCTGATACTGACCTTGATCTCCAGCCCCGCGTTGATATTGCACAGCGAGCAAATGCAACCGCATTTGTCAGCATCCATGCCAACGCCATCAGTATGAGTCGTCCCGATGTGAATGGGCTAGAAACATACTATTTCCAAAGTGGCTTGGAACTGGCCCGCACAATTCATCGCAATGTCCTGCAAGGAACTGGAGTTCAAGATCGAGGAGTTCGCAGTGCCCGCTTCTTTGTTTTGCGCCGCACCTCGATGCCTTCTGTTCTAGTGGAAGTTGGGTTTGTCACAGGTCGGACTGATGCGGCTCGCTTGGTAGAGTCATCCTATCGTCAGCGCATGGCGGATTCGATCGCTCGCGGCGTTCTCGAATATCTAGGGAGCCGCAGTTCGCGTTAA
- a CDS encoding cation:proton antiporter, whose amino-acid sequence MINSLSWFNSFVFSPPLLAAAEAESSSLVLAGVLLSLVVVYFASKIGGEICARLDLPSVLGELVAGVIVGVSALHLLVFPSAEFDASRSLVMQALQMTAHLSPESLNLVFETQSEVISVLAEIGVVILLFEIGLESDLKELIRVGWQAAIVACVGVAVPFALGTAGLMTLFNVPAIPAIFAGAALTATSIGITARVLSELQQLSSKEGQIIIGAAVLDDVLGIIVLAVVAGLAKTGEVQVTSVIYLIISAAVFLIGSLWLGRLLSPLFVTLVNELKTRGQLLVSALIVAFVLADIAAVIQLEAILGAFAAGLILAETEKRAELEEQIKPIADMLVPVFFVVVGARTDVSVLNPFDPANREGLIMSAFLIVVAIVGKVVTGFTLFGQSGLNRLAIGVGMIPRGEVGLVFASFGASTGILSDALQAAIIVMVILTTFLAPPLLRVVFPQTDSVAVPNLSSVDDL is encoded by the coding sequence ATGATCAACTCCCTGTCCTGGTTCAACTCGTTTGTTTTTTCACCCCCACTGCTCGCTGCTGCCGAAGCAGAAAGCAGTTCTCTCGTATTGGCAGGCGTTCTGCTCAGTTTAGTCGTCGTGTATTTTGCCAGCAAAATTGGCGGTGAGATTTGCGCTCGACTCGACTTGCCCTCGGTTCTCGGTGAGCTTGTTGCGGGTGTGATTGTCGGTGTGTCCGCGCTGCATTTGCTGGTGTTTCCAAGTGCGGAGTTCGATGCAAGCCGATCGCTGGTGATGCAAGCGCTCCAAATGACTGCACATCTTAGCCCCGAATCGCTCAATCTCGTATTTGAAACGCAGAGCGAAGTGATTTCAGTGCTTGCAGAGATCGGAGTCGTGATTCTGCTGTTTGAGATTGGGTTAGAATCCGATCTCAAAGAACTGATTCGGGTCGGTTGGCAAGCCGCGATCGTCGCTTGTGTCGGGGTCGCCGTTCCCTTCGCGCTTGGCACAGCCGGACTGATGACCCTTTTTAATGTCCCTGCAATTCCGGCAATTTTTGCAGGAGCTGCCCTGACCGCAACCAGTATCGGCATCACCGCACGGGTATTGTCGGAACTGCAACAGCTTAGCTCTAAAGAAGGACAAATCATCATCGGAGCGGCAGTTCTAGATGATGTGCTTGGAATTATCGTGCTGGCAGTGGTTGCAGGACTGGCAAAAACTGGAGAAGTACAAGTCACCAGCGTTATTTATCTGATTATCAGTGCTGCTGTCTTTTTAATCGGTAGCCTCTGGCTCGGACGATTGCTCAGTCCCTTGTTTGTCACCCTGGTGAATGAGCTGAAAACTCGCGGACAGCTACTGGTAAGCGCTTTGATCGTGGCGTTTGTGCTCGCAGATATCGCCGCCGTCATTCAGCTAGAGGCAATTTTAGGCGCGTTTGCTGCGGGATTAATTCTGGCTGAAACCGAGAAGCGGGCGGAGCTTGAGGAGCAAATCAAGCCGATCGCAGATATGCTTGTGCCTGTCTTTTTCGTCGTCGTCGGTGCGAGAACCGATGTCAGTGTGTTGAATCCGTTTGATCCGGCGAATCGCGAGGGCTTGATTATGTCTGCCTTCTTGATCGTGGTCGCGATCGTGGGGAAAGTGGTCACGGGCTTTACGCTGTTTGGGCAATCCGGATTAAATCGACTGGCGATCGGAGTCGGAATGATTCCACGCGGCGAAGTGGGGCTGGTGTTTGCGTCGTTTGGTGCCAGCACGGGCATCCTCTCAGATGCGTTACAGGCAGCGATTATTGTCATGGTGATTTTAACCACCTTTCTTGCACCGCCGCTGTTACGCGTCGTCTTTCCTCAAACTGACTCTGTAGCTGTTCCAAATCTCAGTAGCGTCGATGACCTCTGA
- a CDS encoding nuclear transport factor 2 family protein codes for MEMRPPVPPFTLETAKAKVQAAEDAWNTRDPDRVALAYTEDSQWRNRSEFLNGREAIRAFLRRKWNKELDYRLRKELWSFADNRISVKFEYEWHDDSGYWYRSYGNEQWEFAENGLMRRREASINDLPIQESDRKFRWARS; via the coding sequence ATGGAAATGAGACCTCCTGTACCGCCGTTTACGCTTGAAACGGCAAAAGCTAAGGTTCAAGCGGCTGAAGATGCGTGGAATACTCGCGATCCAGATCGCGTAGCGCTGGCATACACTGAGGACTCGCAATGGCGCAATCGATCGGAGTTCCTCAACGGGCGCGAGGCGATTCGGGCATTTCTCAGGCGCAAATGGAATAAAGAGCTAGATTATCGGCTGAGAAAAGAACTCTGGAGCTTTGCCGACAATCGGATTTCGGTTAAGTTTGAGTATGAATGGCACGACGATTCTGGCTACTGGTACCGTTCCTATGGCAATGAACAGTGGGAGTTTGCCGAGAATGGTTTGATGCGACGACGTGAAGCCAGCATCAACGATTTGCCGATTCAGGAATCAGACCGGAAGTTTCGCTGGGCGCGGAGCTAA
- a CDS encoding amino acid adenylation domain-containing protein, which yields MTNRTIAELVSYLQSLDVQLSIRHDHAEVRLRCNAPEGTLTKELRQELAGRKAEIITYLQSTQSAQLKTQVFPLSFAQERLWFLYQLAPNNPFYNVPAAIRLKGTVNRAALERSFNEIVRRHAALRTRFAVVDGQPVQVIEPDIKVDLSVVQLSNVTAPEQISQQLATTEAQRSFNLATDSLLRITLLEFSSTEAMLLLTLHHIVADGWSLGVLVQELAHCYTAFVEERSPELPPLPMQYADFACWQRNWLQGEILEKQRSYWLKQLQDLPVLNLPSDRPRPTVQTYRGATYPLQFSLELTEQLEALSQQTGATLFMILLAAFQTLLHRYTAQEDIAIGVPIANRHRSEVEGLIGFFVNSLVMRSDLSGNPTFRELLEQVRKVALEAYEHQDLPFEKLVEELDPERDLSRNPLFQVAFALQNAPMQSLELPGLTLEPAPLESASTRFDLEVHLWEPAHGLRSLWRSQAGLSGFISYSTDLFDRDRISRLVGHFQTLLERVVANPDDRLSDLPLLTPVEHQLLAQWNQTESQLQNDQCFHQIFEAQVQREPNAIALVSEQETLTYQQLNQRADRLAQTLRHLGVQADCLVGLCVDRSANLLIGILGILKAGGAYVPLDPNYPHDRLRFMLMDTQVSVLLTQSWLIDVLPESSAKIVCLDQPLPLDEECAIASPPTPDQLAYVIYTSGSTGTPKGVLLSHRGLCNVVEAQQRVFHLSRNSRVLQFSSLSFDASIFEIALALGSGSTLYIPSKSAQLPGIALIRYLQDNAITHALLTPAVLAVLPSADLPALRVLITGGEACSQQVIDRWAVDRLFFNAYGPTETTIWSTVAELHPGDPPLSIGRPIVNTQVYLLDTHLNPVPVGIPGELYIGGVGLSRGYLNRSELTTDRFIHKKDLRLYKTGDRACYRPDGSIEFLGRVDDQIKIRGFRVELGEIEATLQRHPAIQDAAVLASGATSNEMRLVAYFSLDLQQLQQTSLQTQQVEQQVEQWQTLYNQTYQSPASRFNITGWNSSYTGEPISPEQMQEWISDRVQQILALKPKRVLEIGCGTGLLLFQLAPHCQKYVGTDFSKIALEGVQNQLATLPQVELLHRIATDFTGIEVESFDGVILNSIVQYFPSVDYLMQVLEGAIQAVAPGGTLWIGDVRNLSLLTAFHAWMQFCKADAGMERSTLQKLMNRSRFEEPELAIDPMFFYALQDRFPQIRSVQIRLSRGQHHNEMTQFRYNVLLHIKDSLIDEAQLKSPAIQSLNWKINSVNVEKIQEVLIQTQPEILIIQNVKNSRVNAAVRTATWLSRGKTPKTVGQMREQFQESPEFAIDPQDWYSLEALLPYTVELTWTTETETGDYDVSLIRQDIDAKTSSRSGRINSWQQYTNNPLQAEFARQLVPQLRQFLKETLPEYMIPAIFLPLEALPITVNGKVDRQALPAFSEDITHSAIAKSSTHPTTATETTLLEIWQNLLRLKQITIHDNFFELGGHSLLATQMTSRVRDGFGLELPLKSVFEAPTIAQLAPVLDTLQQPASKIPPLVRLDRTAFRRQRSTPASNIPDKPSVSWSPLVPLTLGTSKQPFFCIHPMFGVVLPYLELANALDCDRSFYGLQPLGLDGKTPPLNRIEAIAAYYIKAIQTVQPDGAYLLGGWSFGGIVAFEMAQQLTRAGYEVKLLAMLDTPAPCYKPSFYQSLKFLLGTALWSTLPFLLDYSTLALDRLQARNSWFSRWQWSTILRLIPEETRLRFLEESAIPSLLRIVYANAQATYQYVPQAYPHRMVLFKAAEQSDRNSIDRNPTLGWDSLVDHLRVHQVPGNHLSLLKQPHVQTLAQQLNHYLLD from the coding sequence ATGACGAACCGAACGATCGCTGAATTGGTGTCTTATCTTCAGAGTTTAGATGTTCAACTATCGATTAGGCATGATCATGCTGAAGTTCGATTGCGCTGTAATGCTCCAGAAGGAACTTTAACAAAAGAGTTACGCCAGGAATTAGCTGGGCGTAAAGCTGAAATCATTACGTACTTGCAATCTACTCAATCCGCTCAACTCAAAACTCAAGTATTTCCTTTATCGTTTGCTCAGGAACGATTGTGGTTTTTGTACCAACTTGCGCCTAATAATCCGTTCTACAATGTGCCTGCTGCCATTCGCCTGAAAGGAACTGTGAATCGAGCGGCTTTGGAGCGATCGTTTAATGAGATTGTGCGCCGCCATGCTGCCCTTCGTACTCGATTTGCTGTGGTTGACGGTCAACCCGTTCAAGTGATCGAACCGGATATCAAAGTTGATTTATCAGTGGTGCAGCTATCCAACGTCACAGCGCCTGAACAGATAAGCCAACAATTAGCGACGACTGAGGCACAGCGATCGTTTAATCTCGCAACGGATTCACTTTTACGAATCACACTGCTGGAGTTTAGCTCAACAGAAGCAATGCTGTTGCTCACCCTGCATCATATTGTTGCAGATGGCTGGTCGCTGGGTGTGCTGGTTCAAGAATTAGCGCACTGTTACACCGCATTTGTTGAGGAACGATCGCCAGAATTACCACCCCTACCGATGCAGTACGCCGATTTTGCTTGCTGGCAGCGCAACTGGTTGCAGGGAGAAATTTTAGAAAAACAACGATCATACTGGCTGAAGCAGCTACAAGATTTACCCGTACTGAATTTACCGAGCGATCGCCCTCGTCCTACAGTTCAAACCTATCGTGGCGCAACTTATCCTCTGCAATTTTCTCTAGAGCTGACCGAGCAATTAGAAGCTCTGAGTCAGCAGACTGGAGCCACTTTGTTTATGATTCTGCTTGCAGCATTTCAGACATTGCTACATCGGTATACAGCGCAAGAGGACATTGCGATCGGTGTTCCAATTGCAAATCGTCATCGCAGCGAAGTAGAAGGATTAATTGGCTTTTTTGTGAATAGTTTAGTGATGCGATCGGATCTGTCTGGCAATCCAACATTTCGTGAACTATTGGAGCAGGTTCGCAAGGTCGCATTAGAAGCTTATGAACATCAGGACTTACCGTTTGAGAAGTTAGTCGAGGAGTTAGATCCAGAGCGGGATCTGAGCCGTAATCCTTTGTTTCAGGTTGCTTTTGCACTCCAGAATGCTCCGATGCAATCTTTAGAATTACCTGGATTGACCTTAGAACCTGCACCCTTAGAGTCAGCTAGTACGCGATTTGATTTAGAGGTTCACTTGTGGGAACCTGCACACGGATTACGCAGCTTATGGCGATCGCAAGCAGGCTTAAGCGGATTTATTTCCTACAGCACAGATTTGTTTGATCGCGATCGCATCAGTCGTTTAGTTGGTCATTTTCAAACCTTGCTTGAAAGGGTTGTGGCGAATCCTGACGATCGCCTATCTGATCTCCCTTTACTCACTCCTGTAGAACACCAGCTTCTAGCTCAGTGGAACCAGACTGAGAGCCAACTTCAGAACGATCAATGTTTTCATCAAATCTTTGAAGCACAAGTACAGCGCGAACCCAACGCAATCGCACTTGTTTCAGAGCAAGAAACGCTCACTTATCAACAGCTCAACCAGCGAGCCGATCGCCTCGCACAAACTCTCAGACACCTGGGAGTGCAAGCCGATTGTTTAGTGGGATTGTGTGTCGATCGTTCTGCCAATCTGCTGATTGGGATTCTCGGAATTCTCAAAGCGGGAGGAGCCTATGTGCCGCTCGATCCAAACTATCCCCACGATCGACTCCGCTTCATGCTGATGGATACTCAGGTTTCAGTTTTGCTTACACAGTCTTGGCTGATTGATGTTCTCCCTGAATCATCCGCAAAGATTGTGTGTTTAGATCAACCGCTTCCACTTGATGAAGAGTGCGCGATCGCTTCTCCCCCAACGCCCGATCAGCTTGCTTATGTGATTTATACCTCTGGCTCTACAGGCACACCTAAGGGAGTGCTTTTATCGCATCGAGGATTGTGCAATGTGGTTGAAGCACAGCAACGAGTGTTTCATCTATCTCGCAACAGTCGAGTTTTGCAATTTAGTTCCTTGAGCTTTGATGCCTCCATTTTTGAGATTGCTTTAGCACTGGGTTCTGGCAGCACACTCTACATCCCGTCTAAGTCTGCTCAGCTACCGGGAATCGCTTTGATACGCTATCTACAAGACAATGCGATTACTCATGCTTTATTAACGCCAGCCGTCTTAGCTGTGTTGCCGTCGGCGGATTTGCCTGCGCTTCGGGTGCTGATTACAGGGGGAGAAGCTTGCTCTCAGCAGGTTATCGATCGTTGGGCAGTCGATCGCTTGTTCTTTAATGCGTATGGCCCCACCGAAACCACAATCTGGTCAACTGTTGCCGAACTTCACCCCGGCGATCCTCCTCTGTCGATCGGTCGTCCGATTGTTAACACGCAAGTTTATCTCTTAGATACCCACCTCAATCCGGTTCCTGTTGGCATTCCAGGCGAATTGTATATCGGCGGTGTAGGGCTTTCTCGGGGTTATCTCAATCGCTCGGAATTAACTACGGATCGATTCATACATAAAAAAGACCTGAGACTCTATAAGACAGGCGATCGTGCTTGTTACCGCCCGGATGGTTCGATTGAGTTTCTTGGTCGAGTCGATGATCAAATCAAAATTCGAGGATTCCGGGTTGAACTCGGTGAAATTGAAGCCACGCTACAGCGTCATCCTGCTATCCAAGATGCAGCCGTTCTCGCCTCTGGAGCAACGTCGAATGAGATGCGGTTAGTTGCTTATTTTAGTTTAGATCTTCAACAGTTACAGCAAACATCGCTTCAAACTCAACAAGTCGAGCAACAGGTCGAACAATGGCAAACGCTCTACAACCAAACCTATCAATCTCCAGCCTCTCGTTTTAACATCACAGGCTGGAACAGCAGCTACACCGGAGAGCCAATTTCCCCAGAGCAAATGCAAGAGTGGATCAGCGATCGAGTCCAGCAAATTCTCGCGCTTAAACCAAAACGAGTGCTAGAAATCGGCTGTGGTACTGGATTGTTACTGTTTCAGCTTGCGCCGCATTGTCAGAAATATGTAGGCACAGATTTTTCAAAAATTGCTTTAGAAGGAGTTCAGAACCAACTAGCAACACTTCCTCAAGTGGAACTATTGCACCGAATTGCGACTGATTTTACAGGGATTGAGGTTGAATCATTTGATGGGGTGATTTTGAATTCGATCGTGCAATACTTCCCCAGTGTGGATTACTTAATGCAGGTGCTAGAAGGAGCGATTCAAGCTGTAGCACCAGGAGGAACTTTATGGATTGGTGATGTGCGAAATCTATCATTGCTCACTGCTTTTCATGCTTGGATGCAATTTTGTAAAGCAGACGCAGGAATGGAGCGATCAACCCTGCAAAAGTTGATGAATCGATCGCGCTTTGAAGAACCAGAACTTGCGATCGATCCAATGTTCTTTTACGCATTACAAGATAGGTTTCCTCAGATTCGCTCTGTGCAGATTCGATTATCACGCGGGCAGCACCACAATGAAATGACTCAGTTTCGCTATAACGTTTTACTGCACATTAAAGACAGCTTGATAGATGAGGCTCAACTGAAATCTCCTGCAATTCAATCCCTAAACTGGAAAATCAACTCAGTGAATGTCGAGAAGATTCAGGAAGTTTTAATTCAGACGCAGCCAGAAATCCTCATCATCCAGAATGTTAAAAACAGTCGAGTGAATGCTGCTGTTAGAACTGCAACTTGGTTAAGTCGTGGAAAAACACCAAAAACAGTCGGGCAAATGCGAGAACAGTTCCAGGAATCGCCTGAATTTGCGATCGATCCTCAGGATTGGTACAGCTTAGAAGCATTACTGCCCTACACCGTCGAGCTTACCTGGACAACTGAAACAGAGACAGGTGATTATGATGTATCTCTGATCCGACAAGATATTGATGCTAAAACTAGCTCTCGTTCGGGAAGAATCAACTCATGGCAACAATACACAAATAATCCGCTTCAAGCTGAATTTGCGCGGCAATTGGTTCCTCAATTGCGCCAATTTCTCAAAGAAACCCTGCCGGAATATATGATTCCGGCTATCTTTTTACCGCTAGAAGCACTTCCAATCACAGTAAATGGTAAAGTCGATCGTCAAGCTCTACCTGCCTTCAGCGAAGACATCACCCACAGCGCGATCGCTAAAAGTTCAACTCATCCTACAACTGCCACAGAAACAACCCTATTAGAGATTTGGCAAAATCTTCTACGACTGAAGCAGATCACAATTCACGATAACTTCTTTGAGTTAGGCGGGCATTCCTTGCTCGCAACCCAAATGACTTCTCGTGTTCGTGATGGGTTTGGGCTAGAGCTACCCTTAAAGAGCGTGTTTGAAGCACCCACGATCGCTCAACTCGCCCCCGTTCTCGATACTTTACAGCAGCCCGCCTCAAAGATTCCGCCCTTAGTTCGACTCGATCGAACAGCCTTCCGCCGTCAACGATCGACTCCAGCCTCGAACATTCCCGACAAACCCTCTGTATCCTGGTCGCCCTTAGTCCCGCTCACACTCGGAACCAGCAAACAACCTTTCTTTTGCATTCATCCGATGTTTGGCGTTGTGCTGCCCTATCTAGAACTTGCAAATGCTCTAGATTGCGATCGCAGCTTTTATGGACTACAACCGTTGGGGCTGGATGGAAAAACACCACCGCTCAATCGAATTGAAGCGATCGCAGCTTACTACATCAAAGCAATCCAAACGGTTCAACCTGATGGAGCTTATCTTCTAGGAGGCTGGTCTTTTGGTGGCATTGTCGCCTTTGAAATGGCGCAACAACTCACCCGTGCAGGATATGAAGTGAAACTCTTAGCAATGTTAGACACCCCCGCTCCTTGCTATAAACCTTCCTTCTATCAAAGCCTGAAGTTTCTTTTAGGCACTGCACTTTGGTCAACCCTGCCATTTTTGCTCGACTATAGTACCCTTGCGCTCGATCGACTACAAGCTCGAAATTCTTGGTTTTCGCGCTGGCAATGGTCTACGATTTTGCGCTTAATTCCCGAAGAAACTCGGCTCCGATTTCTAGAAGAATCTGCCATTCCCTCACTGCTGCGGATTGTCTATGCCAATGCTCAAGCGACCTATCAATATGTACCTCAAGCTTATCCACATCGTATGGTTCTGTTTAAAGCGGCTGAACAGTCCGATCGCAATTCAATCGATCGCAATCCAACTTTAGGTTGGGATAGTTTGGTCGATCACCTTCGGGTACATCAAGTCCCAGGTAATCACCTCTCTTTACTCAAACAGCCCCATGTGCAAACCTTAGCGCAACAGTTGAATCACTATCTTTTAGATTAA